One part of the Glycine soja cultivar W05 chromosome 11, ASM419377v2, whole genome shotgun sequence genome encodes these proteins:
- the LOC114375115 gene encoding fasciclin-like arabinogalactan protein 12 — MMNKQSVLPFSLALLVSFLNCTATLAQLSPASAPLKPPQPAPTIPAAAPQQPLVPSLPQSPSDSTPDSTPTVDIVGILRKAKSFNILIRLMKTTQLINQLNAQLLTTKSGGITILAPDDSSFSELKAGFLNSLSDGQKLELLQFHVISDYVSSSNFDTLTNPVRTLAGAKPGKVELNVISYGGSVNISTGEVNTTITGIIYTDKHLALYKVGKVLLPMDFFVVAKAPAKAPSLAPEPSSDAAKAPKADKDESSSSDSSQVNSAEQNSGTAKMISVYGKWVSIGLGLGLALVATTMQT, encoded by the coding sequence ATGATGAACAAGCAATCTGTCTTGCCCTTCTCACTAGCATTGCTAGTTTCATTTTTGAATTGCACCGCCACCTTAGCCCAATTATCACCAGCTTCTGCCCCTCTCAAACCACCCCAACCTGCTCCTACCATACCAGCTGCTGCTCCTCAACAACCATTGGTTCCTTCATTGCCACAATCACCAAGTGATTCCACCCCTGACAGTACTCCAACTGTTGACATTGTTGGAATCCTGAGAAAGGCAAAGTCATTCAACATCCTAATCCGCCTCATGAAAACCACCCAATTGATCAACCAACTCAATGCACAGCTCCTCACTACTAAATCCGGAGGCATCACCATTCTTGCCCCAGATGACAGTTCCTTCTCTGAACTCAAAGCAGGCTTCCTCAACTCTCTTTCTGATGGCCAAAAGCTCGAGCTCTTACAGTTCCACGTTATTTCAGACTACGTGTCTAGCTCCAACTTTGATACACTGACCAACCCCGTGAGAACACTGGCAGGGGCTAAACCTGGAAAGGTGGAACTGAATGTGATAAGTTATGGAGGGAGTGTGAACATCTCGACGGGTGAGGTGAACACCACCATCACTGGCATTATATATACCGATAAACATCTTGCTTTATATAAGGTGGGAAAGGTGCTTCTTCCTATGGACTTCTTTGTTGTTGCCAAGGCACCTGCAAAGGCACCCTCGTTGGCACCAGAACCTTCAAGTGACGCGGCAAAGGCGCCTAAAGCTGATAAGGATGAGTCATCATCTTCAGATTCGTCACAGGTTAATTCCGCTGAACAGAACTCTGGCACCGCCAAGATGATCAGTGTGTATGGAAAGTGGGTGTCAATTGGACTTGGACTTGGACTTGCATTGGTGGCAACAACGATGCAAACTTGA
- the LOC114372987 gene encoding uncharacterized protein LOC114372987, translating to MSQEQSVPFAGKWQHFTIRNDGEKVVPEPHGNAEQTETWESEVMIPFAVERTVYAFGGPLPDKASFSSKMDKVFPCYQTCEPRIFDSEPYNFNCLSKPHKLFRSAPSIAHRDYLPWLDRVEQAYEDFWKTYGIFDLIQFSRSGPEYRPEMLIAAMHFFESSTNTFQFKCGMMTPTLLDVAALTGLRPSGETYDPTNSSDNIKLVYKENTFSKYIAEHKGPVEEEVSDEEHVAFLTLWLSHYVFCTKSLQVAKRFIPMALQIHEGQNFGFGRLLLAVLYESLGEACDDLKKSKDGSSFLVSGPMWLLQLWLNVTFEQEMGLIIPQDYAEEVANRSIEGQRALRLTPKTLDQNSQKLFIKYMRIFLSFDKFLPQHAPFISREVGPAWFTDYFPAVDPDNEEEVNEIWSFYLNPQILSCRTGVQSNYLGLVGYQPNLVSRQFGLSQIRPKSLFEDPRDVIRGANLSEKTFKKFLKISFDENYNLHPFEFNHSHFCTMGFVTWWEKYYSTRSVGDTTIMISRLESGFTQPTVENIRSNLQARGKTIMTKKSAETSRADVRPKKPTGVKIQEGKQEEKSQKKDDSIDTTTTSKRSKHAVVELDEEKDASFISNVNIIAFFQVYILTILYPRNAGRRGKTSYKKKKVTRDFDQVC from the exons ATGTCGCAAGAACAATCAGTCCCATTTGCTGGGAAATGGCAACACTTTACAATCAGGAACGATGGAGAGAAGGTGGTCCCAGAACCCCATGGTAACGCAGAACAAACAGAAACCTGGGAATCAGAGGTGATGATCCCTTTTGCAGTGGAAAGAACAGTTTACGCTTTTGGTGGCCCCTTACCAGACAAAGCATCATTTTCGAGTAAAATGGATAAGGTATTTCCCTGCTACCAAACTTGTGAGCCTAGGATTTTTGATAGTGAGCCttacaactttaattgtttaaGCAAACCCCACAAACTCTTTCGGTCCGCCCCGTCAATAGCCCATAGGGATTACCTACCTTGGCTTGATCGAGTCGAACAAGCGTATGAGGATTTCTGGAAGACATATggcatctttgatttgatacaaTTCTCTCGATCTGGTCCTGAATATCGACCAGAAATGCTGATAGCAGCCATGCACTTCTTCGAATCTTCTACCAACACCTTTCAGTTTAAGTGTGGGATGATGACCCCCACTCTCTTAGATGTAGCCGCCCTcacaggccttaggcctagcggAGAAACTTATGACCCCACTAATTCTAGTGATAATATCAAGCTAGTATATAAGGAGAACACCTTTTCCAAATATATAGCTGAACACAAAGGACCCGTCGAAGAGGAAGTTTCTGATGAAGAGCACGTAGCCTTCTTAACCCTGTGGCTATCTCACTATGTCTTCTGCACGAAATCCTTGCAAGTAGCCAAAAGATTTATTCCAATGGCATTACAAATTCATGAAGGTCAGAACTTTGGATTTGGACGCCTCTTGTTAGCAGTGCTATACGAATCGCTTGGTGAGGCATGCGATGATCTGAAGAAATCGAAGGATGGGTCTTCCTTCTTAGTGTCCGGGCCTATGTGGCTTCTCCAATTGTGGCTTAATGTCACTTTCGAACAAGAAATGGGATTAATAATCCCACAAGATTATGCTGAAGAAGTTGCAAATCGCTCGATCGAAGGCCAGAGAGCACTTCGATTAACACCCAAGACCTTAGATCAAAACTCACAAAAGCTATTCATAAAGTACATGAGGATTTTTCTGAGCTTTGACAAGTTTCTTCCCCAACATGCTCCATTCATTAGTCGAGAGGTTGGCCCGGCCTGGTTCACTGACTATTTTCCTGCTGTCGATCCGGACAATGAAGAAGAAGTGAACGAAATATGGTCATTTTACTTGAATCCACAGATCCTGTCTTGTCGTACAGGTGTTCAATCGAACTATTTAGGCCTGGTTGGATACCAGCCTAATTTGGTTTCAAGACAATTTGGCCTCTCGCAAATCCGTCCTAAAAGCTTGTTCGAAGATCCTCGAGACGTCATAAGAGGGGCCAATCTTTCGGAAAAGACtttcaagaagtttttgaagatttcttttgatgaaaacTATAACCTGCATCCTTTTGAGTTCAACCATTCCCACTTCTGCACCATGGGGTTTGTTACCTGGTGGGAGAAATATTATTCGACCCGTTCAGTTGGAGACACTACTATCATGATCTCCAGACTTGAGAGTGGTTTTACACAACCAACGGTCGAGAATATCCGCTCAAACCTTCAAGCTCGAG GCAAAACAATCATGACGAAGAAAAGTGCTGAAACGTCTCGAGCTGATGTGAGACCCAAGAAACCCACTGGGGTGAAGATCCAAGAAGGGAAACAAGAAGAGAAG agTCAAAAGAAAGATGATAGCATTGATACTACCACGACTTCAAAACGCTCGAAGCATGCGGTCGTCGAATTAGACGAAGAGAAAGATGCAAGTTTTATTTCTAATGTCAATATTATAGCTTT